TCGATCAGGATGGAGTCAACCTCATCCACCAGCGCGTAGTGAAGTTTACGTTGCACGCGTTCTTCAGGGCTGAATGCCATGTTGTCACGCAGATAGTCAAAACCGTATTCGTTGTTTGTGCCGTAAGTGATATCAGCAGCGTAAGCAGCACGCTTAGCCGGAGAAGGCATGCCTGGCAAGTTGATTCCGATGCTCAGGCCAAGGAATTCAAACAGCGGACGGTTATTTTCGGCGTCACGCTGTGCCAGGTAATCGTTGACAGTGACGACGTGAACGCCCTTTCCGCTCAATGCGTTCAGGTAAGCGGGCAGGGTTGCGGTTAACGTTTTACCTTCACCGGTACGCATTTCCGCGATGCAGCGCTCGTTCAGTACCATACCGCCGAGTAACTGCACGTCAAAGTGACGCATCCCGAAGACACGTTTACTGGATTCACGCACCACAGCAAAAGCTTCCGGGATCAGGTTTTCCAGCACTTCACCTTTCGCCAGACGCTCACGGAACTCATTGGTTTTCGCCTGCAGTTGCTCATCAGTCAGTTTTTGGATTTCAGGTTCCATGCGGTTGATCAGGTCAACCACTTTACGCATGCGGCGCAATGTGCGGTCGTTACGGCTACCAAAAACTTTGGTCAATAATTTGATTAACATAGTGCTTAATATCTCTTGGAGGCCACCAAATGCAGCCAATAATTTGTTGATTTATAAATAGAGTTTAGAATTACAGTCTGTTAAATCAGAGAGAACGGGCCGGCACGAATGCCTTGCACCTGTGCTAACCACAGGCCGGTTTGATGCGATGAAGCAAGAGGGAGGAATGGCTGTTGCGTCTGACGGATGATAACCGGAGGTTTTGGCTCATGGGTCAGTAAAGCATTAAGGGTAACCAGCAACGCGAGTTGCTGAACATGCAACGGCTCAGCGGCCTGCATTTCTGCTTCCGGCTGCGCTACGGTGTAAACCACCTGCGGGGCCAAAGCAAAAGAAAGATGACGGATGACCGTGCGTAATGCATGCTGTTGCCAGTAATCAACACCAAAAGCCGGGCGGCGATTCGCCTGGAGTAACGCAAGATTACTCAGCCCTGTACTGGCGATGTTAAGACGATTTAGACTTGAGGACGTATTAGGAACCGCTGGCAGTTCCGTTTGCGACAGGCTCGTGGACACGCCAAGGCTTGCCGCGACCATCCCCAACAGGAGATGCGGCCAAAAATACCTTCTGCCAAATTGTCGCCAACGATTTAGAATGCCAATCACAAGTTTACAATCCGCCGGAGCCCATCATGCGCGATAGTCGCCCACAATTATTAGATATCCTGTTCGATGATGCCTCTTCGACTGAACAAAGCCCGCTGCGTATTGTTCAACAGCGTGCTGCGGCGTTATTGAAACTCAACCGCGCAGTGAAAGGTCTGTTACCGACGCCCATGCAACCATGGTGTCGTGTCGGTAATTATCGACAGGGAGTTTTAGTACTTGAAATAGCTAATGCCAGCTGGATGATGCGATTACGCTATGAACAACCCGCATTACTCTCTGCACTTCGAGCGCAAATTCTACCATCATTGTCATCAATCGACATCAGGATTAATCCTTCGCTCATGGCGAAAATGGAAAATGCTTCGCAGATCGCGATTAAAAATAAAGCGATCGCTGCAGAATCTATGCCCGTCAGGCATTTAAGCGCGCAGAGTGCAGAAGAATTAAGGGGACTTGCGAGCCGTAGCCCAGAGAAACTCAGAAAGGCTTTAGAACGACTGGCTGGCCTGGCCGGAGAGAGTGCCAAATCAACCAGTCGTAATAAGTAATACCAAAAGTACCGATTACGCCAATACTGTAGACGGTGCTTTAAAAGCCAGTGGCATTTCAGCTTCATCCTGGAATGTGACTAATTCCCAGGCTTCCTGCTTAGCCAGTACCGCTTGCAATAACTTGTTGTTCAACGCGTGACCCGATTTGTATGCGGTAAACGCACCAATGATGTTATGGCCACACATGAACAAGTCACCGATAGCATCCAGCATTTTGTGACGAACGAATTCATCTTCAAAACGCAAGCCATCTTCGTTAAGCACGCGATAATCATCCACAACAATTGCGCAATCAAAGCTGCCACCCAGGCACAAACCGCGTGACTGCAGGTACTCGATATCACGCATAAAACCAAAAGTACGTGCGCGGCTGATTTGGCGAACAAATGCTTCTGCGGAGAAGTTCATTTTGTAGCGCTGTGAGCTGGAATCAATCGCCGGGTGATTGAAGTCGATAGTGAAGTCCAGAGAGAAACCATTAAATGGTTTGAACTCAGCCCACTTATCACCGTCTTCAACACGCACGGTATCTTTGATGCGCAAGAATTTCTTCGCGCTGTTCAGCTCTTCAATCCCTGCATCCATCAACAGATAGACGAAAGG
This window of the Rahnella aceris genome carries:
- the secM gene encoding secA translation cis-regulator SecM; amino-acid sequence: MIGILNRWRQFGRRYFWPHLLLGMVAASLGVSTSLSQTELPAVPNTSSSLNRLNIASTGLSNLALLQANRRPAFGVDYWQQHALRTVIRHLSFALAPQVVYTVAQPEAEMQAAEPLHVQQLALLVTLNALLTHEPKPPVIIRQTQQPFLPLASSHQTGLWLAQVQGIRAGPFSLI
- a CDS encoding DUF721 domain-containing protein, which gives rise to MRDSRPQLLDILFDDASSTEQSPLRIVQQRAAALLKLNRAVKGLLPTPMQPWCRVGNYRQGVLVLEIANASWMMRLRYEQPALLSALRAQILPSLSSIDIRINPSLMAKMENASQIAIKNKAIAAESMPVRHLSAQSAEELRGLASRSPEKLRKALERLAGLAGESAKSTSRNK
- the lpxC gene encoding UDP-3-O-acyl-N-acetylglucosamine deacetylase, which codes for MIKQRTLKRIVQATGVGLHTGKKVTLTLRPAPANTGVIYRRTDLNPPVDFPADAKSVRDTMLCTCLVNEHDVRISTVEHLNAALAGLGIDNIVIEVDAPEVPIMDGSAAPFVYLLMDAGIEELNSAKKFLRIKDTVRVEDGDKWAEFKPFNGFSLDFTIDFNHPAIDSSSQRYKMNFSAEAFVRQISRARTFGFMRDIEYLQSRGLCLGGSFDCAIVVDDYRVLNEDGLRFEDEFVRHKMLDAIGDLFMCGHNIIGAFTAYKSGHALNNKLLQAVLAKQEAWELVTFQDEAEMPLAFKAPSTVLA